Genomic window (Fodinibius salicampi):
ATATGGTATTATTGGATGGGAATGACGGGCGCATTGTAGTGGACGATATCCGTGAAAGGGGAGGATTTTTCTCAGAGATTAGCCGTGACTTTAAAGAACAGGTTAAAGAAGACTTGCTAGTGAGTCAGCGGGTGAATATCAAATATTTTCACAAGGAACTGCCTCAATTGGGGACGATACTGCTGTTTAACCAGGTAGAGAAAGGAGATCAGGTGCAAAGTTATGACCTCAAAACAGGCGAAGAAAAATGGTCTTCTACTTCATACGTCTGGAATCTGGACAAATATGAGGATATTGCGAATATCGCTATTAATGAACTCATGGGAGGTAGTTTGGGAGCTAAAGGTATGTCGGCCGTTGCCCTCCAAACCAGGTTAATTCAAAGCATGATTCAGGAAGTGCCGGAAAAGGATGCGTTTCTGTTTCGTACGGTTGAGAAACTCTATCTAATTAACCATGAGACGGGAGAAGTACTGTGGGAAAATGAAGCGATGGTTGGTACGGGTATCGCAGCAGTGAACTACCTGCCACAGAGCAACGAGTTCCTAATTGCAAGCAGTATGTCGGGTCTTCGAGATGTACTCGAAAATGTAAATGAGGAGCGAGAGTTAAAGCAACTTATTCTTGTGGATGCGAATACCGGGGACCTCTCATGGAAATCGGAATATCAGGGACGCAGTGAGCAGGTAAAAAGCATCGCGGTCAAAAATGACAAGGTTCATTTGAATTTTAACGGTGGATCGATGGAAATATTTAACTTTTTGGATGGCGAGCGTATTTGGGGTACACGCGACGGATCACTTGAAGGGAATACTAAGTTAGCCAGCTTTACCGGCAACTATAATTTAATGGAAACGATTGAAACAGCTGCTCCTCAACTTGATGGGGAGTATTTGTATGCTGTAAATCCCAAAAATATAAAAGCAGTAGGTTTGCCTGATAAGCAGATTCAGAAGTTTGACTATGCAACAGGAGAAGTACTATGGGATATAGAACTGGAAAAGACCACGGATATTCGGGATATGTTACTGTGGGATAATAACGTAATCGTACGTCTGTCCTCCCAATTACCTGATACCATGTCAGGGAATGTTTCAAATATATTAGGTGGTGTAAAGGATTTAGGATTTTATGCTTTTAATCAAGAAGATGGAACACTTAACTGGCAGCTTAGTGAACCTTTTAAAAATCATGTAACCAATGTTGTATATGGAGAAAATAAAGCTTGGGCAGCAGGTGGAGAATCCCTATACAAATTCAGTCTGGACGATGGAACCGTCTTAGTCGACTCTTCTTATGAAGACTATGAGATAGGAGAGATAAAATATATACACGAATCTGGTGATAAGCTTGTTTTAGTTGGTTTTAAAGGTATGGCAATAGTAGATAAAGGAGATTTGACTATGTTATTCAGTGAGTCACCGAATGGACGATTAACAAGCTATGAGATAAATGATCGTTTTCTTATCGTCAAGATGAGGCGATTGTTATCCGGGAAAGAAAATATCTATGTATATAATCTTACCGGTGCTTCTCCGATTACGAGCTTTACCTTAACTCCGCCGGAAAAAGATATTGGAGGAGTGCTTGGTAGTAAAGGATATTATCCAACGAACAATTTTAAACAGCTTATTACGATTACTGAAAGAGGAATAGAAAGCTATGAGGTGTACTGACTACATCCTCAATAATAGCATTATCATTAGAGGAGCCGCTTATACAAAGGCTCCTCTTTTTTTGGATGGCTATCATCTTGCAGCAGTAGACAGTTGGCGCTGTTTAATTTCATCCGCTAAAGCTAGTACAGTGTCCGCGTAAAGACCGCTGGGGTTATATCGTAACACTGAAGTTCGCAGATCATTCGTTCGCTTTTGAAAATGTGCCAGATAGTTAGCGACCGACATGATATTATTATCCATGTCAAAAATATCGTCTCCCACAAACCATTTATTCAAGGAGTAGGGGATGAATTGGGCGGAGGACATCGCACCTGCATAACTGGATTTTAGATCAAAGACGTCAATATTGTGACGTTTAGTAAAGTCAAGTAGTTCAATTAGCTGGGCTTTTGCAAAATCGGCGCGATATCCCACAGCATACATGGATACATAGGCGTTAAAGGGGTTATAACTGCCAATATTCTGACCAAAATCTGATTCAATACCGATAATGGCGGTAATAACATATTTGGAAATACCGTATTCTTGTTCGGCCTTTTGCAGTTGGTCGGAATGTTCTTGCATAAAGGTTACAGCCCGTCTTTTCTTTTCTTCAAAGCCCAGAATCTGTTTATATTCTTCTAAATTTATAGATTTACGTTCTGCGGATCGTTTAAACCGTTGATCAATTTCTCCATAGATTTCAAAACGCTCATCCTGAAATAAATGGGATGTTTGATATTCTTTTTTGTGAAAAATATCAATGAGTTCTGTCAAGGCTTGACTGTATTTAGAGTGGGCGGAGATGGTATCATCAATGGTTGGGGAAATTCCGGTATTTGAATTAGGGCCATGCTCATGAACAGAATGGGCTGTACCAATATTGGAATTCCCTAATAACAGGAGAATAATCCCACTCGAAAGAATATTTTTAAATGTAGTAAGTAAGTTTGTCATATGATTTGTTCCCCGCCTATGTATTTTGTTGAGGTTTTTACAAAACCTTGTGTCATCCTGAATACCCTATTCAGGAACTTTTAAAACCAACGTAATATAGAGCATCTAGAGTCCTTTCTGTGGATACTGAAAGAGGATCAGTATAGCATGAGAATCTCAAGATACTTCTTATAGAATAATAGAATTATTTTTCCGGATTTTCCAGTTCGGGTTGCTTCCCGCGAAAATGTTCTGCCGCATTAATGCCTAATATTTCAAAACGATCGAATTGAGTCTGTAATCGTTGCCAGAAATGTTCCCAGTTCCTTTTTTCTTTGGGGGACCAGTTAACCTCTGCCAGTGCCGATGCGCGAGGGTAAGCCATATATTCAACTTTTTCAGGAGAGTGCATATATTCAGTCCATACATTTCCCTGGGCTCCCAAAATATACTGAGATTCTTCCTCTGTAAGTTCTTCCGGTATGGGTTCATAGGAGTATGTCTTTTCTAATGTGGTAAACCCACCAATAGCCAAGGGCTCAGAATCGGGAGTAGCCTGGTAATGATCCAAATATAGATGGGTGCCGGGTGTCATAACCACATCATGATGTTGTTTCGCTGCCTCGATTCCTCCTTGAATACCGCGCCAGCTCATTACCGTTGCATTTGGAGCTAAACCACCTTCCAGTATCTCATCCCAGCCGATAATTTGTCGGCCATGCTCGTTTAAAAATTCCTCAATACGGGTAATAAAATAGCTTTGAAGTTCATGTTCATCTTCGAGTCCTTCACGTTCAATAACCTGCTGGGCGAGCTCGCTATTTTCCCATTGCGTTTTGGGGGCTTCATCTCCGCCGATATGGATGTATTCGCTGGGAAATAACTCCATAACTTCTGTGAGTACATTCTCAAGAAAGGTAAAGGTTTCTTCACTGGGACAGTAAATATCTTCAAATACTCCCCAGGTTGTCTGAACTTTATAATTTTTATTTTCCAGGCATCCTAACTCGGGATAAGCTGCTAATGCAGCCGAAGCATGACCCGGAAGTTCAATTTCGGGTATTACCGTAACCTGCTTCTTTTGTGCATAAGCAACGATCTCGCGCACTTCATCCTGGGTATAGTAACCGCCGTAACGCTCGCCGTCGTAAATATCCGAGCCATAGTGACCGACAAGCGTCGAATCTCTCCAGGCACCTATTTCCGTTAATTTGGGATATTGCTTGATTTCAATGCGCCAGCCCTGGTCTTCCGTCAGATGCCAATGGAAACGATTCATTTTATGCATCGCAATCAGGTCGATGTAGCGCTTGATAAAATCAACCGGGAACAGATGCCGTCCCACATCCAGATGGAGTCCACGATAGGCGAAGCGCGGGTAATCCTCAATTTCTACAGCAGGGATCGTCCATTCTGTATCTTGGGGGACTAAAGTATAGTCTGTTTGATAAATCTGTGCAGGCAGAAGTTGCAGCAGCGATTGTATCCCGTAAAATAATCCAGTGGATGTGGATGCCTTCAGGGAGATTTCTCCATCCGTTACACTTAATTGGTATCCTTCTTTGTGATCGACAGACTCTTTATCAATAGATAAGGAAATAATATTTTCCGGATATTGATCAGCATCTAAGCCTACAAGAGGTAGATCGTAACCAGTGGCAGAATCAATGGCTTTTTTAAGTTGTTTGACAATACTTTTTATCTCTTCTTGGGAAAGGTCAGCTTTAATAACGGTATTTCGCTCCAGGTGAAAGGACCCTTCCTGTACTTCCATTGAAACTGGTTCCGGAATAATGGAGATACTGTCACTATTTTGTGCGTGAATGGTATTAACGGAAAAGATGCCAACTAATAAGAGAATGAATATTACTTGTAAACGTTTTATAAAGCAGTTGTAGTTACTCATTGTCATTGTTTTTTTGGATATGCCTTTAAAAAAATATGAACTTCAATGTTAGCGGCTTAGTCAGATTTGTATATACCGATTTCGGTGATTGCCGGTCGGGCTAAAAACGCTTCAAGGTCAATTCGAATTGCGCTGGTAGTTGTTTCATCCAGCTGGAGAATGCGCTTATAGCCGATGGTTGTTTCATCAGCTACTTTCTGCCAACCCCCATTATTTTGCACGGAGACACTGAACCTGGATATGCGTTGCCCAATCGGGATAAACTCTTGCAGAGACAACAAATCAAAGGTAATGGGAGTATCAAAATTAAGCATCAATGAAGGCTGATCATCTTCTTCCGAAGCAATCCAGAAATTTTCCCAACTTTCATCGATAACCAGATCGGCGGGGTATCGTTCACCTGCACTACTGCTTTCCACCGTAGCCTGCGGGGCCAGATTGTCATCGAATAAGGTGTTCAGAGTATCGGAGAAAGCATATAAACGATCGGTGTCCGTTTGGTGAAATTGTCCCGTGGTATCGGGCGGAATATTCAGTAACAGCGTGCAGTTCCTTCCCACTGATTTCATATAGATTTCAGTAAGCTCCGCTACCGTTTTTACTTCGTCATCTTCTTCCGGATGATAAAACCATCCCGGACGGATAGAGACGTCACATTCTCCTACTACCCAATCGGACCCTCCCTGTTCTCCACTGTTAAGATAATCAGTCTGCCCGGCCTGACCGATCTCCACGGAATCCCGATCAATGGTTGACCAGTTGGTACGTCCTGCAAAGCCGTGTTCGTTTCCAATCCAGCGGATATCGGGACCTTCATCCGAAAAAATAAGCGCATCGGGCTGCAATTCACGTACCATTGACCACCACTCATCAAAGTCGTAATCCATATCTTTTGCATCTTCTCCTTTAGCTCCGTCAAACCAGATTTCAGAAATAGTGCCATAATTGGTAAGAAGTTCGCGGAGCTGGTTCATATAGAACTCATTGTATTCGGGCGTACCATAACTTTGCTCGTGCATATCCCAGGGCGAAAGATAGATTCCAAAATCCAATCCATATTTTTTGCAGGCCTCGGAGACTTCTTTTACGATATCACCTTCACCGTTTT
Coding sequences:
- a CDS encoding lytic murein transglycosylase, producing the protein MTNLLTTFKNILSSGIILLLLGNSNIGTAHSVHEHGPNSNTGISPTIDDTISAHSKYSQALTELIDIFHKKEYQTSHLFQDERFEIYGEIDQRFKRSAERKSINLEEYKQILGFEEKKRRAVTFMQEHSDQLQKAEQEYGISKYVITAIIGIESDFGQNIGSYNPFNAYVSMYAVGYRADFAKAQLIELLDFTKRHNIDVFDLKSSYAGAMSSAQFIPYSLNKWFVGDDIFDMDNNIMSVANYLAHFQKRTNDLRTSVLRYNPSGLYADTVLALADEIKQRQLSTAAR
- a CDS encoding alpha-L-fucosidase, with translation MKEKSFLFVFLTLLFITILGCQDGNHSSEWPGISPDEVRPTTQQIQYQQKEKVAFVHFGINTFTNREWGTGDEDPELFDPTNFDADQWAKTLSETGFETLILTAKHHDGFCLWPSEYTDHDIANSPYKNGEGDIVKEVSEACKKYGLDFGIYLSPWDMHEQSYGTPEYNEFYMNQLRELLTNYGTISEIWFDGAKGEDAKDMDYDFDEWWSMVRELQPDALIFSDEGPDIRWIGNEHGFAGRTNWSTIDRDSVEIGQAGQTDYLNSGEQGGSDWVVGECDVSIRPGWFYHPEEDDEVKTVAELTEIYMKSVGRNCTLLLNIPPDTTGQFHQTDTDRLYAFSDTLNTLFDDNLAPQATVESSSAGERYPADLVIDESWENFWIASEEDDQPSLMLNFDTPITFDLLSLQEFIPIGQRISRFSVSVQNNGGWQKVADETTIGYKRILQLDETTTSAIRIDLEAFLARPAITEIGIYKSD
- a CDS encoding PQQ-binding-like beta-propeller repeat protein encodes the protein MNTRSCFKGIILVCLALLLQNCASTNEATIPRGWTYNLNWENYNSAESTKSDYLIVQSKEDMVLLDGNDGRIVVDDIRERGGFFSEISRDFKEQVKEDLLVSQRVNIKYFHKELPQLGTILLFNQVEKGDQVQSYDLKTGEEKWSSTSYVWNLDKYEDIANIAINELMGGSLGAKGMSAVALQTRLIQSMIQEVPEKDAFLFRTVEKLYLINHETGEVLWENEAMVGTGIAAVNYLPQSNEFLIASSMSGLRDVLENVNEERELKQLILVDANTGDLSWKSEYQGRSEQVKSIAVKNDKVHLNFNGGSMEIFNFLDGERIWGTRDGSLEGNTKLASFTGNYNLMETIETAAPQLDGEYLYAVNPKNIKAVGLPDKQIQKFDYATGEVLWDIELEKTTDIRDMLLWDNNVIVRLSSQLPDTMSGNVSNILGGVKDLGFYAFNQEDGTLNWQLSEPFKNHVTNVVYGENKAWAAGGESLYKFSLDDGTVLVDSSYEDYEIGEIKYIHESGDKLVLVGFKGMAIVDKGDLTMLFSESPNGRLTSYEINDRFLIVKMRRLLSGKENIYVYNLTGASPITSFTLTPPEKDIGGVLGSKGYYPTNNFKQLITITERGIESYEVY
- a CDS encoding beta-N-acetylhexosaminidase produces the protein MSNYNCFIKRLQVIFILLLVGIFSVNTIHAQNSDSISIIPEPVSMEVQEGSFHLERNTVIKADLSQEEIKSIVKQLKKAIDSATGYDLPLVGLDADQYPENIISLSIDKESVDHKEGYQLSVTDGEISLKASTSTGLFYGIQSLLQLLPAQIYQTDYTLVPQDTEWTIPAVEIEDYPRFAYRGLHLDVGRHLFPVDFIKRYIDLIAMHKMNRFHWHLTEDQGWRIEIKQYPKLTEIGAWRDSTLVGHYGSDIYDGERYGGYYTQDEVREIVAYAQKKQVTVIPEIELPGHASAALAAYPELGCLENKNYKVQTTWGVFEDIYCPSEETFTFLENVLTEVMELFPSEYIHIGGDEAPKTQWENSELAQQVIEREGLEDEHELQSYFITRIEEFLNEHGRQIIGWDEILEGGLAPNATVMSWRGIQGGIEAAKQHHDVVMTPGTHLYLDHYQATPDSEPLAIGGFTTLEKTYSYEPIPEELTEEESQYILGAQGNVWTEYMHSPEKVEYMAYPRASALAEVNWSPKEKRNWEHFWQRLQTQFDRFEILGINAAEHFRGKQPELENPEK